gtgttgattttctttattaatccAGAACCAACTTGTCCACAGGACACTTGCATGCCAACTTGCTCATACAACAGAAAATCTAATAAAAGCGGACTGTCTCTTGTGGTGGAGGCAGGGTGTGCCCAGCACTTCTTGTGATGAGGAGTAAGTCTGTCTAATTTAATGATGTGGGCTTGGCAAACCAATTAGCTTGTGGCTGATTATTTAATCATATGTCTCTATATCTTGATTATCACTTGGTTCTAAACAGAGGAGGGTAAAATGGGGTATTATTTATTGGAGCTCTACAGCACCAACAATGGGCTGTAATGAAAAGTGGGTGGGATTCACATTCAGACCCCACACAGTAGAGAGATCTAGTGgagaaagtaaaggaaagaagaatcagaagtcctagaatttttaagtaaatgaaactTTAGAAATGATAAGTCCTGACCTTTCATGTTACAGATAAATAAGCAGAGCATTGATGGAACTGAGCggtttgttcaaggtcacattgATAGTTCATGGTGGAACAACACCAGAACCCAAGACACTTGGGTCTCAGCTGTGCACTTTCAGAGCAGGTGGAATAAAGCAGACAACAGTACCGAAATTTAAAGTCCAAGAATGGAGATTTTTCCAAGTAGAAGAACCAACTCCAGGAATATTCAGCATGGGTAGTGGGTTCAAAGCCAAAGTGCTTTGTGCTCAGAGGAAAGCTCTGGCTCCAATCCACCTGTGCACATTCTGTTGTCCCCTCTCACAGCCAAGGCTCAGGCTACACTGCATGCTCAGTGTGCTCTGACACTGCTTCATTTCTTGTGCTTTTCCTGTTGTTCTCTGTGCCTAAGTTCCTCCCTCTTGCCCACATGTGACAAAATCCTATCCATCCTTGTAGAGAGCCCACTCAAAGGCCATTCCTCTACAAagtcttctttcattttactaGTCACTGTGCCAGCCACAAATGATCATCCTGCACTCTGAGTGCCCAAGACacattatttgcatttcccttatgacaACACTTTCTACTTTGTGTTACAGCTATACTTTACCCCTTGGATTAGAAGATATGCTCCATAATGGCTTGGGccatatttcatctttttccccccacatatcttggattttataaataatgctccaataaacatagggatgcatctATCTTTTTTAATTCATGTAACTAAATTTTTTTTGCCCTGAAAAGtacaccaccaacaaaacaaaaaggctacctactgaacaggagaagatatttttaaatgatacatcaaataaggggttaatatccaaaacacataaataacttatacaaGTCAACACCAGAAAaccaagtaatccaattaaaaatatggtCAGACTatctaaatatacatttttccaaagagacatacagatggtcaatagACACAGGGAAAGATATTTACTCCTagtaatcatcaggaaaatgtatattaatactacaataagatatcacttcgtacctgtcagaatgactacaatcaaaaagacaagaaaaacaaatgttggcCAGGatcaggaaagaaaggaatccTCATgtactattggtaggaatgtaaattggttcagccactatggaaagcggtatgcaggttcctcaaaaaattaaaaatagaaatactctgtaatccagtaattctgctactgcatattttttaagtaaactctacacccaatgcggggctctaactcatcaTCCCTtagttcaagagtcacatgctttactgactgagccagccaggcaccccaccactactagatattttatcaaagaaaagaaaaacattttttatagttttttaaataatatttttatatttttaatgtttatttttgagagaccgagagagagagagtgtgagtggggagggggagagagagagggagacacaaaatcagaacaggctccaggctctgagctgttagcatagagcccaacatggggctcgaagtcacaaaccatgagatcatgacctgagctttgaagtcaaatgcttaactgactgagccaccccggtgccccatttttaataatatatttttaaaagccagtgaGCAGCTGCAGGCACAATGGAAAATTagataagtaaaaaataataataataaaaataatagatactGGAACTACTGAGTTCAAGGTCTACAGTTTTGGACCTAGTTTAAGTTCAGTTAGAGACCAGGCTGTACTGGATCCCATAGCTGAAGTAGATAGCAAACCCAATAAGCATCCAGACACCAAATCGGGCCCAGGTGGCAGCTGACATCTGCATCATAAGGCAAACATTCACAAAGATGCTCAGTAGTGGGAGGAAAGGCAGAGCAGGGACCTTAAAGTGAAGGGGACTAGAGCTCTGTGGCTGTCTCCAGATGACCCCAGTGATCCCAATGATGAGAACCAGGAGCAGCACAGCCACTGAAATCCACACTGGGTCTCCAGAAAGCAGAACTGGCCACTGGGCCAGCACCAGGCAAAGGAGAATTAGCAGCAGAGCAAGCAGTGGGGAACAAACATAGACAACCCAGCCAGagagtggagtgggggtggggctgcctgGAAAAAGTAGTCCCTGTAGAGTCAGCCTCTCTACTGTATGTCCATTCTCCTCCTGCACCTCTGATTCATTTCCCCCATTCCTCCTCTCAGGCTGATACCTGATGATGAGAACACAAATAGCAACCATGGAGTAAGATATCAGGGACCCAATAAGCATGAGGTCCACAAGATCAGTGAGTCCAAAGAAGAAGATCATGATTATTgcaataatgtaaaaaaatacaataatcccATGCTGGGGGATACTCCAGGTAAGGATCCTGGTACAGACAGGGAACAGGAGGCCATCTACTGCCATATTGTGTAACAGTTGATATGTGAATAAAATAAGGTCAAccctatttctaaaaaaaaaaaaaaaaaaaaaaatacaaacactacCACATAGTAGGCAGGGGCCCAGCCTATAAGGAGAAATGCCTCAGGGAAGATGCTCCCAGGTTTAAGCTTGTAGTAAGGCACCATAAGTGTAAGTGCTAAAGAGACACCAAAATACAGcacaaagcagatgaacagtgaaatcacaaTGCCCCTGGGGATGGAACGTTGGGGGTTCTAGGCTTCTCCAACTCTAGTAACAATTTCCTCAAAACctataaatacatagaaacacaTAGCTGCTCCATGGAGAATCCCCTCAAAGGCAAAAGACACAAACCCTCCAGAGCCCAGAGGGCCCAAGCTGGAGGTGTCATTGAGTCCAGCCATTGCATAGTCCTCTTCTGTGAGCTTCCAGTTGTACAGGTGCCCTTTAATGAAGCCAGAGATGATGACAAAGCTTAGAACCAAAATTTTCACCAATGTGAACATTTTGATAACTGAGGAAATGCAAATATACCACAACTCTGTGAGATACCACAGAAGAAACATAACAATGAAGTCTAGATTGTCTTCTAGAAGGTGGGAAACATGTGGTAAGATAATTTCATGCAGGGTCACATGCAGGTGCTCAAAAGCTAAGAAGaatatgtggaaaaaaatgaCTGCATTAGCACCAATGGAGAGGAGGAGGTTCCAGCCAGTGATGAAAGCCCAGAGCTCACCTATAATGACATGGCTGTAGATATATGCCAAGCCAGAATGGGGAACCCGGGCACTAATCTCTACATAGTACAGCCCAATCAACATAGAAAATAGGCCGGCCACCAAAACACAAATCACAAAAGATGGCCCTGCTTGATTTCTGACCACCTCACAAGCCAGGACAAACACACCTACACCCAGTGTGTGGCCCACACCCAGGGCCACTAAATCCAGAGTGTTCAGGCTTCTCCATGGGTCATTCTCAGCCACCGGTTCCTTCAGCGTAGGTCCGCGTACCAGTTTTTTACCAAATCTACGAAGTGCCTGACACAGCATCCCTAGCTGTAACTGAAGAGGATTCCAGGATCAGAGAGCTGTAGCAAGCCCAGGGAGCAGAGTCTGGGATCAGGTTTGGTGAGTCTGAGTTAAGCCAAGTTGATTTGGGGCTGCTGAGGTCCGTTACTCAGGCTTCAAAGCTGCTGCTTTGTATTTTCTGGTATGTGATAGCTCTTCACAATGcctaaataaacaataaatatttactgaacaacaGTCTTCAACCAACTAACCAAAGCCCAGAAGTCCCATGTCACCTGTTGCAGCTCGAGTATCAGAGACTGAAACcaaaagattactaaaaaaactCAACCCTGCTTTCCCCTGAGAAAAGTGTCAAATATCACCCAACATTCTCCTTTTTACACATTACATGACAAAATCTCATGTG
The genomic region above belongs to Prionailurus bengalensis isolate Pbe53 chromosome B4, Fcat_Pben_1.1_paternal_pri, whole genome shotgun sequence and contains:
- the LOC122473075 gene encoding cationic amino acid transporter 3-like, which encodes MLCQALRRFGKKLVRGPTLKEPVAENDPWRSLNTLDLVALGVGHTLGVGVFVLACEVVRNQAGPSFVICVLVAGLFSMLIGLYYVEISARVPHSGLAYIYSHVIIGELWAFITGWNLLLSIGANAVIFFHIFFLAFEHLHVTLHEIILPHVSHLLEDNLDFIVMFLLWYLTELWYICISSVIKMFTLVKILVLSFVIISGFIKGHLYNWKLTEEDYAMAGLNDTSSLGPLGSGGFVSFAFEGILHGAAMCFYVFIGFEEIVTRVGEA
- the LOC122473076 gene encoding cationic amino acid transporter 3-like encodes the protein MAVDGLLFPVCTRILTWSIPQHGIIVFFYIIAIIMIFFFGLTDLVDLMLIGSLISYSMVAICVLIIRYQPERRNGGNESEVQEENGHTVERLTLQGLLFPGSPTPTPLSGWVVYVCSPLLALLLILLCLVLAQWPVLLSGDPVWISVAVLLLVLIIGITGVIWRQPQSSSPLHFKVPALPFLPLLSIFVNVCLMMQMSAATWARFGVWMLIGFAIYFSYGIQYSLVSN